The genomic stretch ACACCTGTCACGACGAAACCGACGAAAGCCAATTCGCCGCTCGCGGTCGTCGGCCGCAGCATTCCGGGCATCCTCGCGTGGTTCATCGCGCTGCTGCTGTTCTTCCCGATCTTCTGGATGACGATCACGGCATTCAAGACGGAGCAGCAGGCTTACGCGTCGTCGCTGTTCTTCACGCCGACGCTGGAGAGCTTTCGCGAAGTCTTTGCGCGCAGCAATTACTTCGGCTTCGCGTGGAACTCGATCCTGATCTCCGTCGGCGTCACGCTGCTGTGTCTGATTCTCGCCGTGCCGTGCGCCTACGCGATGGCGTTCTTCCCGACGCGCCGCACGCAGAAAGTGCTGCTGTGGATGCTGTCGACCAAAATGATGCCGTCCGTCGGCGTGCTGGTGCCGATCTATCTGCTGTGGAAGAACAGCGGCCTGCTCGATACCGTCAGCGGACTCGTGATCGTCTACACGCTGATCAATCTGCCCATTGCCGTGTGGATGTCGTTCACGTACTTCGCCGAAATTCCGCGCGACATTCTCGAAGCGGGACGCATCGACGGCGCGGCGACGTGGCAGGAAATCGTCTACCTGCTGATGCCCATGTCGTTGCCGGGTCTCGCATCGACCGCGCTGTTGCTGGTGATCCTGTCGTGGAACGAGGCATTCTGGAGCATCAACCTGTCCAGTTCCAACGCTGCTCCGCTGACCGTGTTCATCGCGTCGTATTCGAGTCCTGAAGGTCTGTTCTGGGCGAAGCTGTCGGCGGCGTCGCTGCTGGCCGTCGCGCCAATCCTGATCGTCGGCTGGGTTTCGCAGAAACAGCTCGTGCGTGGCCTTACCTTCGGGGCAGTCAAGTGACGGACATCAGAACCGACGCGAACCTCGCGCTGATCTGCGACTGCGACGGCGTGCTGATCGACAGCGAAGCCGTCGCGGCCACGGTCATCGTGCAGCAACTCGAAGCGCGCTGGCCAGGCCTCGACATCGCACCCGTCGTGATGCCGTTGCTCGGGCTGCGCACCGAGCGCGTGCTGCAAGGCGCGGCCTCCGCGCTCGGCATGGCGCTGACGGCGGATGACATCGACGCGATCCGCGTGTCGGTCGGCGCGTCGGCCGTCAAGGCGCCGATGGTCGAAGGCATCGACGCGGCACTCGCGCAAATCCCGCTGACGAAGGCCTGCGCGAGCAACAGCGACCGCGGTTACGTCGAAGCGGTGCTGGAGCGCACGGGTCTTGTGAAGCACTTCGGCAGCCGTCTGTTTTGCGCGGATACCGTCGAGGCGCCGAAGCCCGCGCCCGACGTCTATCTGGCCGCTGCACGCGCAATCGGCGTGGACCCGCAAGCGTGTCTCGTGATCGAGGACAGCGTGGCAGGCGTGACGGCCGCGACGGCGGCGGGCATGACGGTGTACGGGTTCATCGGCGGCGGGCACGCGAGCGACGAGCAGGTCGGCACGTTGCGGCGGCTCGGCGCGCAGCACATTTTCGACGACATGAAGCTTTTGCCGGAACTCGTCGAGCGATGGCTGCATCGCGTGACGGCGTAAGAACTCGATGTAGCAGGGACTGCAAATATTTCGTACGGGACGGGATTAAGCGCTGGAGCGCCAATGCCCGTCGACATTGGAGACACATCATGGCAAGCGTAACGCTGCGCAACATCAGAAAGGCCTACGACGACAACGAGGTGATGCGCAACATCAACCTCGACATCCAGGACGGCGAGTTCGTCGTGTTCGTCGGCCCTAGCGGCTGCGGCAAGTCCACGCTAATGCGGATGATTGCCGGCCTCGAAGACATCTCGGGCGGCGATCTGCATATCGACGGCACGCGCATGAACGACGTGCCGCCCGCCAAGCGCGGCATTGCGATGGTGTTCCAGTCGTACGCGCTCTATCCGCACATGACGCTGTACGACAACATGGCATTCGGCCTGAAGCTCGCGGGCACGAAGAAACCGGAGATCGACGCTGCCGTGCGCAATGCCGCGAAGATCCTGCATATCGATCACCTGCTCGAGCGCAAGCCGAAGCAGCTGTCGGGTGGCCAGCGGCAGCGCGTTGCCATCGGCCGGGCGATCACGCGCAAGCCGAAGGTGTTCCTGTTCGACGAGCCGCTGTCTAACCTCGACGCCGCGCTGCGCGTGAAGATGCGCCTCGAATTCGCGCGCCTGCACGACGAGCTGAAGACCACGATGATCTACGTGACGCACGATCAGGTCGAAGCGATGACGCTCGCGGACAAGATCGTCGTGCTGTCGGCGGGCAATCTGGAGCAGGTCGGCAGCCCGAACACGCTGTATCACGCGCCGGCGAACCGCTTCGTCGCGGGCTTCATCGGCTCACCGAAGATGAACTTTCTCGAAGGTGTCGTGCAGTCGGTGTCGGCGAGCGGCGTTCTCGTCAAATACGAAACGGGCGAGACGCAGCTCGTGCTGGTCGAGCCGGGCCGCGCGAAAGAAGGCGACAAGGTGACGGTCGGCATTCGCCCGGAGCATCTGCATATCGACGTGCAGGACTACGGCGTGTCGGCGCGCATCATGGCTGTCGAATCGCTTGGCGATGCGGCGTATCTGTACGCCGAAAGCAGCGTGGCGCCCGACGGTCTGATTGCGCGCATTCCGCCGCTCGAACGGCACGAGAAGGGCGCAACGTTGCGCCTCGGCGCAACGGCCGATCATTGCCATCTGTTCGACAGCGACGGTAGTGCATTCCAGCGCAAGATCGTCGAGGTGCTGGCGGCCTGATTCACCGCGTTACATCGCAAACAGGGCGCCGTTGCTATCGCTGCAACGGCGCTTTGCTTTATGAAAGACTCGGACTTGTCCGATAGTTCCGCGCCGTATCCCATATCAAAATTGTGCATTGTCTGGCAGCGTGCATCTGAGCCGTTGTTCAGGTGGTTCTGTCCGGCACCCGTCCATTCCCGCCCGGCACGTCTCCCGCAATTGCGTCAGATTGCGCAAACATTCGCGTGCGGCCGACTCAAGACGCCATGCACAACGCCTCCCTCCTCATATACGACAACACTTCTCCGGCGTCCGTCGAGCATGCGCTGGCGCTGCATCGCGCGGGCGATCTCGATCGCGCCGGGCAGGCGTATCGCGCGATTCTCGACCTGCAACCCGACGACGCGAACACGCGCTACATGCTCGGCGTTTTGCATCTGCAGCGCCAGGAAGTCGAACGGGCGATCGAGTGCTTCGACGCATCGCTCGCGCTGCAGCCGGATCACGCCGACTGTCTGAACGATCGAGGCATCGCGGCGCTTTCGCGTGGCGACCATGAAGATGCCGCTCACTTCTTTCGCCGGGCAACCGAATGTGCGCCGCACGATGCGCTTGCTCACTGCAATCTGGGCAAGGCGCTGCGTCGTCTGTCGAAGCCGGAAGAAGCGCTGGCCAGCTTTCAGCGGGCGCTCGCGCTGGACGACGGCGATGTCGAAGCGGCGCTTGGCAGCGCAGACATGCTCGAGACCCTCGCGCGTCCGCATGAAGCGGTGACCGCGTATGAATACGCGGCGCGCTTTGCACCTGACGATATGCGCGTATTGCTCGGCCTCGGCTTGACGCTCAACGCGGTGTGCCGCCACGCCGACGCGGCAGCGTGTTTCGAACGCGCGCTGCGGCAGGAGCCGGAAAACGTGCACGCGTTGTTTGGCATTGCCTTCGCGATCGACGGCCAGTTGAAGTTCGAAGAAGCTGTGCTCCGCTACCAGCGCGCGCTCGAAGTCTTGCCGCATTCACCGACGCTCCTCAACAACATCGCTTTCACGTTGACCTGCCTGTCGCGCTATGACGAAGCCGACGAACATCTTCGCCGCGCAATTGAAATTGCACCGGATCTGTCGAACGCCCACAAGCTGCTCGGGATGTCGGAATTGCGGCGCGGGAATTTCCGCAAGGGCTGGACGAGCTACGAGCATCGCAAGACGACGCAGAGCGGGCTGCACGATTACCCGCCGCTCGATTTTCCCGAGTGGGAGGGCGAGCCGCTCGACGGCAAGCGCTTTCTGCTGGCGCGCGAGCAGGGCGCGGGTGATCAGTTGCAGTTCATCCGATACGCCGGCGTGCTGCACGATCTGGGCGCAACCGTCGACGTCTGGACGAGCGACGAACTGACGCCGTTGTTTGCGCGCATGCGCGGTGTGCAGCGCGTCCTCACGCAGGCGCCGACGAGCGGCTACGACTACTACTGCAGGATGATGAGCGTGCCGACGTGGCTCGACGACGAGGCGATTCCGCATGCCGTGCCGTATCTGTCCGCGGCAGAAGCCGAGGTCGATGCATGGCGCGCGCGGATCGGGCAGGCGGCGGGTTCAAACAGGCGAGTCGGCCTGGTGTGGGCGGGCAACCCGCAGCACTACCTCGATGTCTACCGTTCGGCGCCCCTCGCCGCGCTCGAGCCGCTCGCTTCCGTGCGCGGCTTTGCGTGGTTCGCGCTGCAGAAGGGCGCACCCGAATCGCAGCTGGATGGCGTTGCGCATCGCTGGCCGATCTGCGCGCTCGGCGAGTGGCTCGACAGCTTCCACGCGACGGCGGCCCTGATCGAGTCGCTGGACCTTGTCATTACCGTCGACACATCCGTCGCGCATCTGGCGGGTGCGCTCGGCAAGCCGGTGTGGGTGTTGCTGCCGAAGCAGGCCGACTGGCGCTGGATGATGTCGGGCGACACCAGCCCGTGGTATCCGACCGCGCGCCTGTTCCGGCAGCAGGTTCTGGGCGACTGGACGCCCGTGGTCGAATCCGTACGCGGCGCGCTCGAAGCGCTATAACCGCACAGCGCTTCCGACGCCGGGCGGATTAGCGCGTCGCCGCTCCATTCTCGTGATTCAGCGCGGCGCGCGCACACAGCTCGTCGGTCACCAGTCCCGACAGCCAGCCCCCCTTCAACGCGGCAATCACCGCATTACGTTTGCGTTCGCCGCCCGCGAAGCCGATGACGGGACGCTTCGGCGGTGAATCGAGCCGCAAGCTGGTCACACGGCGGCCCGTCGGCGATTCGACGCGTGCGCCGTCCGCGTCGATCGGCAGGCCGAGCAGTTCGGCCACGGCGCCGAGCGACACCAGTTCCTCGACTTCATCGGACGTGATGAAGCCGTCTTCATGCAGCGGACAATGCAGGCCGATGTTGCCGATGCCGACGAACGCGACATCGGCCTCGCCGGACAGCGATTCGACGATCCGGTACAAACGGTGATTGCACCACTGCGCACGTTCCGCCTCGCTATCGGCGATCAGCGGCGCGGGCAGCAGGAAGTGCTTGCCGCCCGTCTTCTCGGAGATGTGCAGCGCAACGTCGTAGCGGTTGGACGAGCCGTCCTGCGCAATCGCGCCGACCATCGACACCAGCCGGTGCTGCGGCCGCTCCAGCTGCCCGACCTGATCGACGACGGCCTTCAGCGTCCGGCCGCTGCTCACCGCGACGACCATCGGCCGTTCTTCGTTGAGATAGCGCTCCATCACCTGCGCGCCTGCGACGGCGAGCTTGCGGTCGATCTCTTCCGGCTTGTCGTTGTCGACGGGGACGACTTCGCACATCGACAGGCCGTAGCGCTTCGACAGCTGATCGGCCAGCGACAGGCAGTCGGCGAGCCGATGATCGACGCGCACCCGGATCAGATTCTTTTCGACGGCGAACGCGACGAGCCGCTGCGCGACGGGCCTCGACACCTGCAGTTTTTCCGCGATCTCGTTTTGCGTATTGCCGGCGACGTAATAGAGCCAGGCGGCGCGCGTTGCGAGATCGAGTTTTTCAGTGGACTTGGGCACGATGTGGGCGGTCAGGATTGCGCCGGAGCGCGTGACACCAGGAAGCCCTTAACGGGCGTTCCGGTGCGTTGCATGCGTGTGGCGTTCATCGCAATGTGCTTCATATCCGCATTACGCGGTGTTCGCTTCTCGCGCGGGCGCGAACATCGGCTTCACATGACGATACAACGCGCGATAGCTGGCGAGCCGCTCGCGCAGCACCGCGTGCCGCTGCGGATTCGGCGTGAATTCGGCTTCGATGGGCGGCTTGGTCAGCACCTTGGCGGGATCGCCGCCGGCCGCGAGCCAGCCCAGACGCGCCGCGCCGAGTGCCGCGCCCGTTTCGCCGCCGCCATGCTTGCGTGTGGTCGTATTCAGCGAATCGGCGAGCAGTTGTGCCCAGTAATTGCTGCGGGCGCCGCCGCCGAGCAGCGACAGCGCGTTCACTTCCGTGCCCGCGGCGCGCAACGCGTCGAGGCCGTCCGTCAGTGCGAGCGTCACGCCTTCGAGGACCGCGTAGCCCAGCAGCGCGCGGTCGGTGGCGTGCGTCATGCCGAAGAACACGCCTTGCGCGTACGGATCGTTATGCGGCGTGCGCTCGCCCGAGAGGTACGGCAGGAAGAGCGGTGCGGTGACGAGCGTTTCGTCCGGCAGCTTGTCGACTTCCGCGAGCAGCGTCGGCTCGTCGGTCGACGTGAGTTTGCAGACCCAACGCAGGCAGCTCGCCGCCGACAACACCACGCTCATCTGATGCCAGCGATCGGGGATCGCGTGACAGAACGCGTGCACGGCGGATTCGGGATTCGGCCGGAAGCTGTCGCCGATCACGCACAGCACGCCCGACGTGCCGAGCGACACGAAGCCGTCGCCCGGCTGCGTTGCGCCGATGCCGATCGCACTCGTTGCGTTGTCGCCGCCGCCTGCCGCGACCACGACGGGTTCGCGCAAGCCGAGTTCGCGTGCGAGTTCGGCGCGCAGCATGCCCGATGGCGCGCTGCCTTCGGCGAGACGCGGCATGTGCGAGCGGTTCAGGTGACAGGCTGCGAGCAGCGTGTCGGACCAGTCGCGCTGCGCGACATCGAGCCAGAGCGTGCCGGCGGCGTCGGACGGATCGGAGACCTTGTCGCCCGTCAGTTGCAGGCGCAAGTAGTCCTTCGGCAGCAGCACGCACGCCGTCTGCCGGAAAATCTCGGGCTCATGACGCGCGACCCACAACAGTTTCGGCGCAGTGAAACCGGGCATCGCCAGATTGCCGGCGATCCGATGCAGGTCCGGCGCGCGGCGATACAGCTCGTCGCATTCTTCGACGGCGCGCATGTCGTTCCACAGAATTGCCGGACGCAGCACGCGGTCTTCGTGATCGAGCAGGACGGCGCCGTGCATCTGTCCCGACAGGCCGATACCGCGAATCTGCGCGAACTGTTCCGCAAAGCGCTCGCGCAGCGCGAACAGCGCGGTGCGCGTGCCTTGCCACCAGTCGGACGGATTCTGTTCCGACCAGCGTTGATGCGGCCGCGAAACGGTGAACGGAGAACCTGCCGTGCCGACCACGCGTCCATCGGACGC from Paraburkholderia phymatum STM815 encodes the following:
- a CDS encoding HAD family hydrolase, which translates into the protein MTDIRTDANLALICDCDGVLIDSEAVAATVIVQQLEARWPGLDIAPVVMPLLGLRTERVLQGAASALGMALTADDIDAIRVSVGASAVKAPMVEGIDAALAQIPLTKACASNSDRGYVEAVLERTGLVKHFGSRLFCADTVEAPKPAPDVYLAAARAIGVDPQACLVIEDSVAGVTAATAAGMTVYGFIGGGHASDEQVGTLRRLGAQHIFDDMKLLPELVERWLHRVTA
- a CDS encoding sugar-binding transcriptional regulator is translated as MPKSTEKLDLATRAAWLYYVAGNTQNEIAEKLQVSRPVAQRLVAFAVEKNLIRVRVDHRLADCLSLADQLSKRYGLSMCEVVPVDNDKPEEIDRKLAVAGAQVMERYLNEERPMVVAVSSGRTLKAVVDQVGQLERPQHRLVSMVGAIAQDGSSNRYDVALHISEKTGGKHFLLPAPLIADSEAERAQWCNHRLYRIVESLSGEADVAFVGIGNIGLHCPLHEDGFITSDEVEELVSLGAVAELLGLPIDADGARVESPTGRRVTSLRLDSPPKRPVIGFAGGERKRNAVIAALKGGWLSGLVTDELCARAALNHENGAATR
- a CDS encoding ABC transporter ATP-binding protein — encoded protein: MASVTLRNIRKAYDDNEVMRNINLDIQDGEFVVFVGPSGCGKSTLMRMIAGLEDISGGDLHIDGTRMNDVPPAKRGIAMVFQSYALYPHMTLYDNMAFGLKLAGTKKPEIDAAVRNAAKILHIDHLLERKPKQLSGGQRQRVAIGRAITRKPKVFLFDEPLSNLDAALRVKMRLEFARLHDELKTTMIYVTHDQVEAMTLADKIVVLSAGNLEQVGSPNTLYHAPANRFVAGFIGSPKMNFLEGVVQSVSASGVLVKYETGETQLVLVEPGRAKEGDKVTVGIRPEHLHIDVQDYGVSARIMAVESLGDAAYLYAESSVAPDGLIARIPPLERHEKGATLRLGATADHCHLFDSDGSAFQRKIVEVLAA
- the xylB gene encoding xylulokinase, which encodes MYLGIDLGTSEVKVLLLASDGRVVGTAGSPFTVSRPHQRWSEQNPSDWWQGTRTALFALRERFAEQFAQIRGIGLSGQMHGAVLLDHEDRVLRPAILWNDMRAVEECDELYRRAPDLHRIAGNLAMPGFTAPKLLWVARHEPEIFRQTACVLLPKDYLRLQLTGDKVSDPSDAAGTLWLDVAQRDWSDTLLAACHLNRSHMPRLAEGSAPSGMLRAELARELGLREPVVVAAGGGDNATSAIGIGATQPGDGFVSLGTSGVLCVIGDSFRPNPESAVHAFCHAIPDRWHQMSVVLSAASCLRWVCKLTSTDEPTLLAEVDKLPDETLVTAPLFLPYLSGERTPHNDPYAQGVFFGMTHATDRALLGYAVLEGVTLALTDGLDALRAAGTEVNALSLLGGGARSNYWAQLLADSLNTTTRKHGGGETGAALGAARLGWLAAGGDPAKVLTKPPIEAEFTPNPQRHAVLRERLASYRALYRHVKPMFAPAREANTA
- a CDS encoding carbohydrate ABC transporter permease; translated protein: MSQLAATPVTTKPTKANSPLAVVGRSIPGILAWFIALLLFFPIFWMTITAFKTEQQAYASSLFFTPTLESFREVFARSNYFGFAWNSILISVGVTLLCLILAVPCAYAMAFFPTRRTQKVLLWMLSTKMMPSVGVLVPIYLLWKNSGLLDTVSGLVIVYTLINLPIAVWMSFTYFAEIPRDILEAGRIDGAATWQEIVYLLMPMSLPGLASTALLLVILSWNEAFWSINLSSSNAAPLTVFIASYSSPEGLFWAKLSAASLLAVAPILIVGWVSQKQLVRGLTFGAVK
- a CDS encoding tetratricopeptide repeat protein, translated to MHNASLLIYDNTSPASVEHALALHRAGDLDRAGQAYRAILDLQPDDANTRYMLGVLHLQRQEVERAIECFDASLALQPDHADCLNDRGIAALSRGDHEDAAHFFRRATECAPHDALAHCNLGKALRRLSKPEEALASFQRALALDDGDVEAALGSADMLETLARPHEAVTAYEYAARFAPDDMRVLLGLGLTLNAVCRHADAAACFERALRQEPENVHALFGIAFAIDGQLKFEEAVLRYQRALEVLPHSPTLLNNIAFTLTCLSRYDEADEHLRRAIEIAPDLSNAHKLLGMSELRRGNFRKGWTSYEHRKTTQSGLHDYPPLDFPEWEGEPLDGKRFLLAREQGAGDQLQFIRYAGVLHDLGATVDVWTSDELTPLFARMRGVQRVLTQAPTSGYDYYCRMMSVPTWLDDEAIPHAVPYLSAAEAEVDAWRARIGQAAGSNRRVGLVWAGNPQHYLDVYRSAPLAALEPLASVRGFAWFALQKGAPESQLDGVAHRWPICALGEWLDSFHATAALIESLDLVITVDTSVAHLAGALGKPVWVLLPKQADWRWMMSGDTSPWYPTARLFRQQVLGDWTPVVESVRGALEAL